A single region of the Geobacillus subterraneus genome encodes:
- a CDS encoding YceD family protein translates to MKWTVQQLRRFQHKEMAIDETVDVSDLKQIDTLIRDISPVRVQGKADVGSTKFTFHLTLSGTMVLPCSRTLVDVAYPFSIETTETFFADGGDFVETDEDTHVVTGETIDLNPIIRELILLEIPLQLIADNPAADGAPQHGEGWDVLSEEQWEKAMEQRAASKVDPRLAGLAKFFEEKNEE, encoded by the coding sequence ATGAAATGGACGGTTCAACAGCTTCGCCGTTTCCAGCATAAAGAAATGGCGATTGATGAGACGGTCGATGTGTCTGATTTAAAGCAAATCGACACGTTGATCCGTGATATTTCACCGGTTCGCGTCCAAGGAAAAGCGGACGTCGGTTCGACAAAGTTTACGTTTCATTTGACGTTGTCGGGGACGATGGTGTTGCCTTGTTCTCGGACGCTCGTCGATGTGGCGTATCCGTTTTCCATCGAGACGACGGAGACGTTTTTTGCTGACGGCGGCGACTTTGTCGAAACGGACGAGGATACTCATGTCGTAACCGGGGAAACGATTGATCTGAATCCGATTATTCGCGAACTTATTTTGCTAGAAATCCCGCTGCAGCTCATTGCTGACAATCCGGCCGCCGACGGGGCGCCGCAGCACGGAGAAGGATGGGACGTCCTCTCGGAAGAGCAATGGGAGAAGGCGATGGAACAGCGAGCGGCGAGCAAAGTCGATCCTCGTCTAGCAGGGTTGGCCAAGTTTTTTGAAGAGAAAAACGAGGAATGA
- a CDS encoding DUF3397 domain-containing protein: MGDWLAPVLATFVTLPLLLFLLVYFGVRLFGGRKRAAFYAAVNVATAFFIAAVYFLLTVLFGKSYFIHLLLFLLGLHAAIALGYWRKKGDFRLAEVFRLFWRASFLIFASLYAGLLAYGMVARVAANL, translated from the coding sequence ATGGGTGATTGGCTCGCACCGGTGCTGGCGACATTTGTGACGCTGCCGCTCTTGCTATTTTTGCTCGTCTATTTTGGAGTGCGTCTGTTTGGCGGGCGGAAGCGGGCGGCGTTTTACGCCGCAGTCAACGTTGCGACCGCATTTTTCATCGCCGCGGTCTATTTTTTGTTGACTGTGTTGTTCGGAAAATCGTATTTTATTCATCTCCTTCTCTTTTTGCTTGGGCTGCACGCCGCTATCGCGCTCGGTTATTGGAGGAAAAAGGGGGATTTTCGCTTGGCGGAGGTGTTCCGCCTATTTTGGCGGGCGAGTTTTCTCATTTTTGCTTCCCTTTATGCCGGGTTGCTCGCATACGGCATGGTGGCGCGCGTCGCCGCCAACCTTTGA
- the ylbJ gene encoding sporulation integral membrane protein YlbJ: MKRNWGTKLKTALLASAVTLFAFSLICYPKQSLEASIRGLNMWWEVVFPSLLPFFIVSELLISFGVVNFLGVLLEPLMRPLFRVPGVGGFAWAMGMASGYPSGAKLTARLYQEKQLSTIEAERLASFTNSSNPLFIFGAVSAGFFNNPHLGLVLAVSHYLGNISVGLIMRFHGIRKEKGRPKRSPRPFSFPYALRTLHKTRLKNEQPLGKLLGDAVRSSVQTLLMIGGFIILFSVVNKLLYMMHLTEQLAPLLRQLLRLTQLPEQLDIPVFSGLFEITLGSQMISQTEEAMLLEKAVATSFILAFGGFSVQAQVASILAEANIRFQPFFVARLMHGVFAASFTYLLWKPLYVRTATGEPGSIPAFLPAVPGGAWDEGWRLLQQYGPLVTLLFLCLYIWLTAKAANGTRGRL; this comes from the coding sequence TTGAAACGAAACTGGGGAACGAAACTAAAAACGGCACTGCTCGCTTCCGCCGTCACCTTATTCGCGTTTTCGCTCATTTGCTACCCAAAGCAGTCGCTTGAGGCGTCCATTCGCGGGTTAAATATGTGGTGGGAAGTCGTCTTTCCGTCGCTCTTGCCATTTTTCATCGTCTCGGAGCTGCTGATTAGCTTTGGCGTCGTCAACTTTCTCGGCGTCCTGCTCGAACCGCTGATGCGCCCGTTGTTTCGTGTCCCGGGCGTCGGCGGGTTTGCCTGGGCGATGGGAATGGCGTCCGGCTACCCGTCCGGAGCCAAGCTGACCGCCCGCCTGTACCAGGAAAAGCAACTGTCTACCATTGAGGCTGAGCGGCTTGCTTCCTTCACCAATTCATCGAACCCGCTGTTCATTTTTGGCGCGGTCTCGGCCGGATTTTTCAACAACCCGCATCTCGGTCTTGTACTGGCCGTTTCTCATTATTTAGGGAACATTAGCGTCGGATTGATCATGCGGTTTCACGGCATCCGGAAAGAAAAGGGGCGGCCAAAGCGAAGCCCCCGGCCGTTTTCATTTCCGTACGCGCTGCGCACGTTGCACAAAACGCGGTTGAAAAACGAACAGCCGCTTGGCAAGCTGCTCGGCGACGCTGTCCGCTCTTCCGTCCAAACGCTGCTAATGATCGGCGGTTTCATTATTCTCTTTTCTGTCGTCAACAAACTGCTGTACATGATGCACTTGACTGAACAGCTCGCTCCGTTGCTGCGCCAGCTGCTTCGCCTCACCCAGCTGCCGGAGCAGCTTGACATCCCGGTGTTTTCCGGCTTGTTTGAAATTACACTCGGCAGTCAAATGATCAGCCAAACAGAGGAAGCCATGCTGCTTGAAAAGGCGGTGGCGACAAGCTTCATCCTCGCTTTCGGCGGATTTTCCGTTCAAGCGCAAGTGGCCAGCATCCTTGCCGAGGCCAACATTCGCTTTCAGCCGTTTTTCGTCGCCCGTCTGATGCATGGAGTGTTCGCGGCTTCATTTACATACTTGCTTTGGAAGCCGTTGTATGTACGGACAGCCACCGGAGAGCCGGGCAGCATTCCGGCGTTTCTTCCCGCCGTCCCGGGCGGCGCTTGGGACGAAGGCTGGCGGCTGCTGCAGCAATATGGACCGCTCGTGACGCTTCTCTTTCTTTGCCTTTATATATGGCTGACCGCCAAAGCGGCCAATGGAACCCGCGGGCGCTTGTAA
- the bshC gene encoding bacillithiol biosynthesis cysteine-adding enzyme BshC, giving the protein MEVREVPLPAATKLAAAYITGAFPAEKGFAYARADDEAFRRRLSHLQGRTYDRRGLADYLDAYHRRFSASVATMSNIDKLRDENSVVIVGGQQAGLLTGPLYTIYKIVTIIRLAKEQEQKLGVPVVPLFWIAGEDHDIGEVDHVYVVEGGEVKKAVYPHRRNERRMAADVPLDRQLADEWIERVVKTYGETDVTNELLSFLAACLDDSRTFVDFFAAIVLRLFADDGLVVLNAGDAAVRPLERCFFAALVDRHRDVTSAVLSQQEALRALGYAPLIEIAPDAANLFYYDGHERSLLHYDEESGLFRNKAGSVILTKQQLLKLAETKPACLSNNVVTRPLMQEYLLPTLAFVAGPGEIAYWAELKEVFPLFRMEMPPVVPRLQATIVSRSLQTDLADIGLEANDVLSGRLEEVKQQWLKATAEAPLAEAFAKAKAGIEAAHRPLRELGMEIDRGLEGLVAKNAAFIQAQIEFLQQTLERALLRKHEAEQRKFWRVETALRPNGAPQERVWNVFYYVNRYGFDFVEKLLAIRHPENGMHKIVYI; this is encoded by the coding sequence ATGGAAGTTCGCGAGGTTCCGCTGCCGGCGGCAACGAAGCTGGCTGCTGCTTACATAACCGGTGCATTCCCGGCTGAAAAAGGGTTTGCCTATGCCCGGGCGGATGATGAGGCGTTTCGCCGGCGGCTGTCCCACTTGCAAGGAAGGACGTATGACCGCCGCGGGCTGGCTGATTACTTAGACGCCTATCACCGCCGGTTTTCGGCCAGCGTGGCAACGATGAGCAATATCGACAAGCTGCGCGATGAAAACAGCGTTGTCATCGTCGGCGGGCAGCAAGCCGGGCTATTGACCGGGCCGCTTTATACGATTTACAAAATCGTTACGATCATTCGGCTGGCCAAAGAGCAGGAGCAAAAACTCGGTGTACCGGTTGTGCCGCTGTTTTGGATCGCCGGCGAAGACCATGACATCGGTGAAGTTGACCATGTATACGTCGTCGAGGGTGGCGAAGTCAAAAAAGCGGTGTACCCGCACAGGCGGAACGAAAGGAGGATGGCGGCCGATGTCCCGCTCGATCGCCAGCTTGCTGACGAGTGGATTGAGCGCGTCGTCAAAACATATGGGGAAACGGACGTGACGAATGAACTGCTCTCATTTCTAGCGGCGTGCTTGGACGATTCCCGCACGTTTGTCGACTTTTTTGCCGCTATTGTCCTGCGCTTGTTTGCCGATGACGGCCTAGTCGTCCTCAACGCCGGCGATGCGGCGGTGCGCCCGCTCGAGCGCTGTTTCTTCGCCGCGCTCGTTGACCGCCATCGCGATGTGACGTCAGCCGTGCTGTCTCAGCAAGAGGCGCTGCGTGCGCTCGGATATGCACCGCTCATTGAGATCGCGCCGGATGCGGCCAACTTGTTTTATTACGATGGCCATGAACGCTCTCTTTTGCACTATGATGAGGAGAGCGGCCTGTTTCGCAATAAAGCAGGGAGCGTCATTTTGACGAAGCAACAGCTGCTCAAGCTCGCTGAAACGAAGCCGGCCTGTTTAAGCAACAATGTTGTCACCCGTCCGCTTATGCAAGAATATTTGCTGCCGACGCTCGCTTTTGTTGCCGGTCCTGGGGAGATCGCCTATTGGGCGGAGTTGAAAGAGGTGTTCCCGCTGTTTAGGATGGAAATGCCGCCGGTGGTGCCGCGTTTGCAGGCGACGATCGTCAGCCGTTCGCTGCAAACCGACCTCGCCGATATCGGTCTTGAGGCGAATGATGTACTGTCCGGGCGCCTTGAGGAGGTCAAGCAGCAATGGCTCAAGGCAACGGCCGAAGCCCCGCTGGCGGAGGCGTTTGCCAAAGCGAAAGCCGGCATTGAAGCGGCGCACCGGCCGCTGCGCGAGCTCGGCATGGAAATTGACCGCGGATTAGAGGGATTGGTGGCGAAAAATGCCGCCTTCATTCAGGCACAAATCGAGTTTCTTCAGCAAACGTTGGAGCGGGCGCTGTTGCGCAAACATGAGGCCGAGCAGCGGAAATTTTGGCGTGTGGAAACGGCGCTGCGCCCAAACGGTGCGCCCCAAGAGCGGGTTTGGAACGTGTTTTACTACGTGAACCGTTACGGATTTGATTTTGTAGAAAAACTTTTGGCAATCCGCCATCCGGAAAACGGAATGCACAAAATTGTATATATATAA
- a CDS encoding patatin-like phospholipase family protein encodes MKAGSAAAKGGRIVPPKVGLALGSGGARGFAHLGVLKVLEEEDIPVSCLAGSSIGALIAVLYASGHGLNRLYRLAKSFRRNDFLDWTVPKMGLIAGERIAEFIRLLTKGKQIEELSPPVAVVAADLQTGEKVVFRQGEAAQAVRASISIPGIFVPAEIDGRLLVDGGVVDRVPVSVARSMGADIVIAVDVAPLNTEAEIASIVDVIWQSLDILQAELVAYRQLASDVMIRPRVERYSSRAFTDVEEIIARGEEEARRQIGAIRQAIEQWKEPGHE; translated from the coding sequence ATGAAAGCGGGGAGCGCCGCAGCGAAAGGGGGAAGGATCGTGCCGCCGAAAGTCGGATTGGCGCTCGGCTCGGGAGGGGCGCGCGGATTTGCCCATCTTGGCGTATTGAAAGTATTGGAGGAAGAAGACATTCCGGTGTCCTGCTTGGCCGGCAGCAGCATCGGGGCGCTGATCGCCGTCCTTTATGCGAGCGGCCACGGACTCAACCGGCTCTACCGGCTTGCCAAATCGTTCCGGCGCAACGATTTTCTCGACTGGACGGTGCCGAAAATGGGATTGATCGCCGGCGAGCGCATCGCCGAGTTCATCCGGTTGTTGACGAAAGGGAAGCAAATCGAGGAGCTTTCTCCGCCGGTCGCGGTTGTCGCCGCCGATTTGCAGACGGGGGAAAAAGTCGTATTCCGGCAAGGAGAAGCAGCCCAGGCGGTGCGGGCGAGCATCTCAATTCCCGGCATTTTTGTGCCGGCCGAGATAGACGGACGGCTGCTTGTCGACGGCGGCGTCGTCGACCGGGTGCCGGTGTCGGTCGCAAGGTCGATGGGAGCGGATATCGTCATCGCCGTCGATGTCGCCCCGCTTAACACGGAGGCGGAAATTGCATCGATTGTCGATGTCATCTGGCAGAGCCTCGATATTTTGCAAGCCGAGCTCGTCGCTTACCGCCAGCTCGCCTCGGATGTGATGATCCGGCCGCGTGTTGAGCGGTACAGCTCGCGGGCGTTTACCGATGTTGAGGAAATCATCGCCCGCGGCGAGGAAGAAGCGCGGAGACAGATCGGAGCGATCCGCCAAGCGATTGAACAGTGGAAGGAGCCAGGGCACGAATGA
- a CDS encoding RNA-guided endonuclease InsQ/TnpB family protein produces MYFCIKQQLNGLTKEEYLTLRELCHIAKNMYNVGLYNVRQYYFEHKEFLNYEKNDHLAKTNENYKLLNSNMAQQILKKVNEAFKSFFGLISLAKQGKYDHKAISIPKYLKKDGFHSLIIGQIRIDGNKFTIPYSRLFKKTHKPITITIPPVLLDKKIKQIEIIPKHHARFFEIQYKYEMPEDQRELNDQKALAIDLGLNNLATCVTSDGRSFIIDGRRLKSINQWFNKENARLQSIKDKQKIKGTTRKQALLAMNRNNKVNDYINKTCRYIINYCIENQIGKLVIGYAETWQRNINLGKKTNQNFVNIPLGNIKEKLEYLCEFYGIEFLKQEESYTSQASFFDGDEIPEYNADNPKEYKFSGKRIKRGLYRTKSGKLINADVNGALNILKKSKAVDLSVLCSSGEVDTPQRIRIA; encoded by the coding sequence ATGTATTTTTGTATCAAACAACAGCTAAATGGTTTGACCAAAGAAGAATACTTGACTCTTCGAGAACTGTGCCATATTGCCAAGAACATGTACAACGTCGGATTGTACAATGTCAGACAATACTATTTTGAACACAAGGAATTTCTTAATTATGAGAAAAACGATCATCTTGCAAAAACTAACGAAAACTATAAGCTGTTAAACAGCAACATGGCACAGCAAATTTTAAAAAAGGTCAATGAAGCCTTTAAATCTTTCTTTGGTTTGATCAGTCTTGCCAAACAAGGAAAATATGACCACAAGGCTATCAGTATTCCAAAATATCTTAAAAAAGATGGCTTTCATTCACTGATCATTGGCCAGATTCGTATAGACGGCAACAAATTCACGATACCGTATTCTCGCCTATTTAAAAAGACTCACAAGCCTATCACGATAACGATTCCGCCTGTGTTGCTGGACAAAAAGATTAAGCAGATTGAAATCATTCCTAAGCATCATGCCAGGTTCTTTGAGATTCAGTACAAATATGAAATGCCTGAAGATCAAAGAGAATTAAATGACCAAAAAGCACTGGCCATTGATTTAGGATTAAACAATCTTGCCACTTGTGTCACATCAGACGGCAGATCATTCATCATTGATGGGCGGAGATTAAAAAGTATAAATCAATGGTTTAACAAAGAAAATGCCAGACTTCAAAGCATAAAAGATAAGCAAAAAATCAAAGGCACCACTCGTAAACAGGCGTTGCTTGCTATGAATCGCAATAATAAAGTGAATGATTATATCAACAAGACTTGCCGTTACATCATTAACTACTGTATTGAAAATCAAATTGGCAAACTTGTCATTGGCTATGCGGAAACATGGCAACGCAATATTAATCTAGGAAAAAAGACAAATCAAAACTTTGTCAATATTCCTCTCGGTAACATAAAAGAAAAACTAGAATATCTTTGTGAATTTTACGGCATTGAATTCTTGAAACAGGAAGAATCATATACGTCTCAAGCCAGCTTTTTTGACGGCGATGAGATTCCTGAATATAATGCCGACAATCCAAAAGAATATAAGTTCAGCGGCAAACGTATTAAGCGCGGCTTGTATCGAACAAAGTCTGGCAAACTAATTAATGCTGATGTCAATGGCGCATTAAACATCTTAAAGAAAAGTAAAGCTGTAGACCTGAGTGTCTTATGCTCTAGCGGCGAAGTGGACACGCCTCAAAGAATAAGGATTGCTTGA
- a CDS encoding RsfA family transcriptional regulator codes for MTGVRQDAWTKEEDELLADVVLQYIREGGTQLEAFAEVGRRLSRTAAACGFRWNSYVRKQYKEEIEQAKQERKTRKKETATGKEGGGQTEMEAAVESKLSWPEVLAFLQAEGQKARDARRTADENRALKNDMEQLQQMVTKLQLEKEALQKQLAAVQEEYKTLLAIMERARKMVAGAENQAEQAAEGVGEG; via the coding sequence ATGACAGGAGTACGCCAGGACGCATGGACGAAAGAAGAGGATGAACTGTTGGCCGACGTCGTGCTCCAGTATATTCGCGAAGGCGGCACCCAGCTAGAAGCGTTTGCTGAAGTAGGGCGGCGCTTGTCGCGGACGGCCGCGGCGTGCGGATTTCGCTGGAACTCGTATGTCCGTAAGCAGTATAAAGAGGAGATCGAACAGGCAAAACAGGAGCGGAAAACGCGAAAAAAAGAGACGGCAACCGGAAAAGAAGGCGGGGGGCAAACGGAAATGGAAGCGGCGGTTGAGAGCAAGCTGTCATGGCCGGAGGTGCTGGCTTTTTTGCAAGCTGAAGGGCAAAAGGCGCGCGACGCCCGGCGGACAGCCGATGAGAATCGGGCATTAAAAAACGATATGGAACAGCTGCAGCAAATGGTCACAAAATTGCAGCTGGAAAAAGAAGCGTTGCAAAAACAGCTGGCGGCTGTCCAAGAGGAGTATAAAACGCTGCTCGCCATTATGGAGCGGGCGCGGAAAATGGTGGCGGGCGCGGAAAACCAAGCGGAACAGGCGGCCGAGGGCGTCGGTGAAGGATAA
- the rsmD gene encoding 16S rRNA (guanine(966)-N(2))-methyltransferase RsmD, translating into MRVISGMCKGRHLQAVPGVSTRPTTDKVKEAIFNMIGPYFAGGIGLDLFAGSGGLGIEALSRGLERVVFVDHDAKAVQTVRKNVAACGLEKRAEIYRNDAERALKAVAKRGLRFSAIFLDPPYKEKKWPTLLSLIAERDLLEADGVVVAEHPAGAELPEEVGNLRQWKRETYGITGITIYRRIDEQKGDESDGEHCRLPGEL; encoded by the coding sequence ATGAGAGTCATTTCCGGAATGTGCAAAGGCCGGCATCTGCAAGCGGTTCCAGGGGTGTCGACGCGTCCGACGACCGATAAAGTCAAAGAGGCGATCTTCAATATGATCGGGCCGTATTTTGCGGGCGGCATCGGCCTTGACTTGTTCGCCGGCAGCGGTGGTTTAGGCATTGAAGCGCTCAGCCGCGGGCTCGAGCGTGTCGTTTTTGTTGATCACGATGCGAAGGCGGTGCAAACGGTCCGAAAAAACGTTGCCGCCTGCGGGCTTGAGAAACGGGCGGAAATTTACCGCAATGATGCCGAGCGGGCCTTAAAGGCGGTTGCGAAACGCGGCTTGCGCTTCTCTGCCATTTTTCTCGATCCGCCGTACAAGGAGAAAAAATGGCCGACGCTTTTATCGTTGATCGCCGAGCGTGACCTGCTAGAGGCGGACGGCGTTGTCGTCGCCGAACATCCCGCCGGGGCCGAGCTGCCGGAAGAAGTCGGCAACTTGAGGCAATGGAAACGCGAAACGTATGGCATTACCGGCATCACCATTTATCGCCGGATAGACGAACAGAAAGGGGACGAAAGCGATGGCGAGCATTGCCGTTTGCCCGGGGAGCTTTGA
- the rpmF gene encoding 50S ribosomal protein L32 → MAVPFRRTSKTRKRLRRTHFKLQVPGMVQCPNCGEWKLAHRVCKACGTYKGKDVVNK, encoded by the coding sequence ATGGCAGTACCTTTTAGAAGAACATCGAAAACGAGAAAAAGACTGCGCCGTACACACTTTAAACTGCAAGTGCCAGGCATGGTGCAATGCCCGAACTGCGGCGAATGGAAGTTGGCGCACCGCGTCTGCAAAGCATGCGGAACATACAAAGGAAAAGATGTCGTCAACAAATAA
- a CDS encoding enoyl-CoA hydratase/isomerase family protein — MEAMVEHHNGVALFTICRPEKRNAINFAVMHALEQAIEQAAADDGVKVFAITGAGGEAFCSGGDLSEFGHLRGAEAKQMLTRMGELLYKLLTFPKPTAALVNGTAMGGSCELATACDFRFVKEGSRIGFVQGQLGITTGWGGASMLLEKLPYARALDLLLRAEPMTAEAMAACGWADAVLPADRWREQWQAQLAPYAARSLTVLQAYKAVSCEKWRTAWFREQFFAEIDRCAGLWGSAEHEQALRPFLRKK, encoded by the coding sequence ATGGAAGCGATGGTGGAACATCATAACGGCGTCGCGCTGTTTACGATTTGCCGCCCGGAAAAGCGCAACGCGATCAATTTTGCCGTTATGCATGCCCTTGAACAGGCAATCGAGCAGGCGGCGGCTGATGACGGCGTAAAAGTGTTCGCCATTACGGGCGCCGGCGGCGAGGCGTTTTGTTCGGGCGGCGATTTAAGCGAGTTCGGACATTTGCGCGGCGCGGAGGCAAAACAAATGCTTACGCGCATGGGGGAGCTGCTGTACAAACTATTGACGTTTCCAAAACCGACAGCAGCGCTCGTCAACGGAACGGCAATGGGAGGGAGCTGCGAGCTCGCGACCGCCTGTGATTTCCGCTTTGTCAAGGAGGGAAGCCGGATTGGGTTTGTTCAAGGCCAGCTCGGCATTACGACCGGCTGGGGCGGCGCGTCCATGCTGTTGGAAAAGCTTCCATACGCGCGGGCGCTCGACTTGTTGTTGCGCGCCGAGCCGATGACGGCTGAGGCGATGGCGGCGTGCGGCTGGGCCGATGCCGTTCTGCCGGCTGATCGTTGGCGCGAACAATGGCAGGCGCAGCTTGCCCCTTATGCGGCACGATCGCTCACTGTCTTGCAAGCCTATAAGGCTGTATCGTGCGAAAAATGGCGAACAGCTTGGTTTCGCGAACAGTTTTTCGCCGAGATCGATCGGTGTGCCGGGCTTTGGGGATCGGCGGAGCATGAACAGGCACTGCGTCCTTTTTTACGCAAGAAGTAA
- a CDS encoding 2-dehydropantoate 2-reductase: MNIGIIGGGAVGLLLAAYLGQRHEVTVYTRRLSQAEQLARHGVALKKDGKTAVAAVRARPFAGAELVEPLVFVTVKQYDLAAVCAQLDSFCRIRTLVFLQNGMGHLETLSAFADKNIVVGVVEHGALKLDDRTVAHTGAGKLTLAPLYGSPAMAAELAGDDDFPIEWADDWERVLVDKLVVNAVINPLTALLQVKNGALLEVAPYRDMMAQLFDEVRQVLPLHSAEQAWQRIVHICRNTADNYSSMYMDVANGRRTEIDAILGYVLKQGEARGVALPLVRFVFCALKGKEGGGRGWVIGSHRCWRHL; this comes from the coding sequence GTGAACATTGGCATTATCGGCGGCGGGGCGGTCGGGCTGCTGCTTGCCGCCTATCTCGGGCAGCGCCACGAAGTGACCGTTTATACGAGACGCTTGTCCCAAGCAGAGCAGCTGGCCAGACACGGTGTTGCGCTGAAAAAAGATGGGAAAACAGCGGTCGCGGCGGTTCGGGCGCGGCCGTTTGCCGGAGCGGAGCTCGTTGAGCCGCTCGTGTTCGTGACGGTCAAACAGTATGATCTCGCGGCTGTTTGCGCACAACTTGATTCGTTTTGCCGCATCCGCACGCTTGTGTTTTTGCAAAACGGCATGGGCCATCTCGAGACGTTGTCCGCTTTTGCCGACAAAAACATCGTCGTCGGCGTTGTGGAGCATGGCGCGCTGAAGCTTGACGACCGGACGGTGGCGCATACAGGCGCGGGCAAGCTGACGCTCGCACCGTTATACGGGTCGCCTGCTATGGCCGCCGAATTGGCCGGGGACGATGATTTTCCGATCGAATGGGCGGATGATTGGGAGCGGGTTCTTGTCGACAAGCTCGTCGTTAACGCGGTGATCAATCCGCTCACAGCGCTATTGCAAGTAAAAAACGGGGCGCTCCTTGAGGTGGCGCCGTATCGGGACATGATGGCGCAGCTGTTTGATGAAGTGCGGCAAGTGCTGCCGCTTCACAGCGCCGAGCAGGCGTGGCAGCGCATTGTCCACATATGCCGAAACACGGCGGACAACTATTCGTCGATGTATATGGATGTGGCGAACGGGCGCCGGACGGAAATCGATGCGATTTTAGGCTATGTGCTCAAGCAAGGAGAAGCGCGCGGTGTGGCGCTGCCGCTCGTCCGTTTTGTCTTTTGCGCGCTGAAAGGGAAGGAAGGGGGGGGACGCGGATGGGTGATTGGCTCGCACCGGTGCTGGCGACATTTGTGA
- the coaD gene encoding pantetheine-phosphate adenylyltransferase, protein MASIAVCPGSFDPVTYGHLDIIKRGAKVFDQVYVAVLNNSSKKPLFTVEERMELLREVTRTLENVHVESFHGLLVDYARSKKANAILRGLRAVSDFEYEMQITSMNRVLDENIETFFMMTNSQYAFLSSSIVKEVAKYNGDISELVPPVVEAALKRKFASAAAD, encoded by the coding sequence ATGGCGAGCATTGCCGTTTGCCCGGGGAGCTTTGACCCTGTGACGTATGGGCATTTGGATATTATTAAGCGGGGAGCGAAAGTGTTTGACCAAGTTTATGTGGCGGTGTTAAATAATTCGTCGAAAAAGCCGCTGTTTACCGTCGAGGAGCGGATGGAGTTGCTGCGCGAGGTGACGCGGACGCTCGAAAATGTTCATGTTGAATCGTTCCACGGCCTGCTTGTCGATTATGCCCGCAGCAAAAAGGCGAACGCCATTTTGCGCGGCTTGCGGGCGGTGTCCGATTTTGAGTACGAAATGCAAATTACGTCGATGAACCGCGTCCTCGATGAGAACATCGAAACGTTTTTTATGATGACAAACAGCCAGTATGCGTTTTTAAGCTCGAGCATCGTCAAGGAAGTGGCGAAATATAATGGCGACATTTCCGAGCTCGTCCCCCCGGTCGTGGAAGCGGCGTTAAAGCGGAAATTTGCGTCCGCAGCCGCCGACTGA
- a CDS encoding SepM family pheromone-processing serine protease codes for MKKRTYIAAFFFGIVLAFLLIFMKLPYYVTMPGSAQNLKPLVHVEHGDRDAGTFMLTTVRMGRANVVAYLLAHIRPFYELHPVEEIKREGESDKEYTMRQLQLMEQSKEAAIVVAYRHAGKPATYEAKGVYVMSVLPDMPAAGRLEAGDRIAAIDGRPLNTLEQMVNYVRGKKAGDRVRVTFVRGKEQHEAELVLKPFPNHPNQVGLGVTLMTDYDVRTDPPVDVDSEQIGGPSAGLMFSLEIYNQLVDEDIAKGRKIAGTGTIDIHGEVGPIGGISQKVVAADREGADVFFAPNEHGAPSSNYREAVRTAKKIGTKMKIVPVDTFDEAIRYLRSMPEA; via the coding sequence ATGAAAAAACGGACGTACATCGCAGCATTTTTCTTTGGGATCGTCCTCGCTTTTTTGCTGATTTTTATGAAACTGCCGTATTATGTGACGATGCCGGGAAGCGCGCAAAATTTAAAGCCGCTCGTTCATGTCGAACACGGCGACCGCGATGCGGGAACGTTCATGCTGACGACGGTCCGCATGGGGCGGGCGAATGTTGTCGCGTATTTGCTCGCCCATATCCGCCCGTTTTATGAGCTGCACCCAGTCGAGGAGATCAAGCGGGAAGGGGAGAGCGATAAAGAATATACGATGCGCCAGCTTCAGCTGATGGAACAGTCGAAAGAGGCGGCGATCGTCGTGGCCTACCGGCACGCTGGAAAGCCGGCCACGTATGAGGCGAAAGGCGTGTACGTGATGAGCGTCCTTCCTGATATGCCGGCAGCCGGGCGCCTCGAAGCCGGCGACCGCATTGCCGCGATCGACGGCCGGCCGCTCAACACGCTCGAACAAATGGTGAACTACGTTCGGGGAAAAAAGGCCGGTGATCGTGTCCGTGTCACGTTTGTCCGCGGCAAGGAGCAGCATGAAGCGGAGCTTGTGTTGAAGCCGTTTCCGAACCATCCGAATCAGGTCGGCCTTGGCGTGACGTTGATGACGGATTATGACGTTCGCACCGACCCGCCGGTGGACGTCGATTCGGAACAAATCGGCGGCCCGTCGGCCGGACTCATGTTTTCGCTTGAAATTTACAATCAGCTCGTCGATGAGGATATTGCAAAAGGACGGAAAATCGCCGGCACCGGAACGATTGACATTCACGGGGAGGTCGGCCCGATCGGCGGCATTTCGCAAAAAGTGGTAGCGGCCGACCGCGAAGGGGCGGATGTGTTCTTCGCTCCGAACGAACACGGTGCACCATCATCGAACTACCGGGAGGCGGTCCGGACGGCCAAAAAAATCGGGACGAAGATGAAAATCGTCCCGGTCGATACGTTTGACGAGGCGATCCGCTATTTGCGTTCCATGCCGGAGGCGTAA